The following DNA comes from Candidatus Methylomirabilota bacterium.
CGAACATATCCTCAGTAGCGGGCAACGCTGTTTTCTCGTCAACCGCGACGACAACACCATTGGTTTGATGACCCTGCATCGGGTCAAGGAAGTGCCGCGTTCCGAATGGGCGACGACGAGTGCCGCTCAGGTCATGCTTCCTTTGGAACAGTCAAAATGCATCGATCCCGATGCCGAGCTGTGGGTCGCCCTCCAGGAGATGGACCGCGATGGAGTCAACCAGATGCCTGTCACCCGGGATCACCGTGTCATCGGCATGTTAAGCCGGGAAGATATCATAACCTTTCTGAGGACGCTGCAGGAATTGGGAACGTAACCGACAGAACAACGGTAGCTTAAGGAGCATGATGAAACGCTCAGCAGAGATTACGACGTTGTTTTTGGATATCGGCGGCGTGTTGCTCACCAACGGGTGGGATCATCATGCCCGCAAACGGGCGGCGATGAACTTCAAGCTCGAGTTGGCCGAGATGGAGGATCGGCATCACCTCACCTTCGACACCTACGAGGAGGGAAAGCTCACGCTGGAAGAATATTTAGGTCGGGTGGTCTTCTACCAAAAGCGATCGTTCACCAGGGCTCAGTTCCGGCGCTTCATGTTCGCGCAATCGACACCTTACCCCGAGATGATCGAGCTGGTCGCTCAGCTCAAGGTTCGGTACGGGCTGAAGATCGCCGTAGTCAGCAACGAAGGGCGCGAGCTGAATGCATATCGAATTCGAAAGTTCAAGCTGGACAGGCTTGTGGATTCTTTCATTTCCTCCTGCTTCGTCCACCTCCGCAAGCCCGACGCGGATATTTTTCGGCTTGCGCTGGACATCGCCCAGGCGCCGGCCCGGCAGGTCGTCTATATCGAGAATACCCCGATGTTCGTCCAGATCGCGGAAGGTTTAGGGATTCGAAGCATTCTTCACACGGATTACAGGTCCACGTGCGCGAAACTGACTTTGTTGGGATTGCAGAATGACGCAAGAGTCATCCATGAAGCCGGCTAACCCACGCATTCTAACGATCGATGGCGGCTCGTCAAGCATCAACTTCGCGCTGTTCGAGGCCGGTGACCCGCTCCGACGGAATCTGGGGGGCGAAATTAAGCGGATTGGACTGTCGGAGGCCACCTTACGGGTGAAAGGTCTGGACCACGCGGACAAGGTTTCGCGATCAGTGACGGCAACCGATCACACGGCGGCGCTGTGCGAGTCCTGACTCCAACTCCGGAAAGAATAAACAAAATATAGGAGACAACAAACAATGGCGAACTATCAGTATCTGATCATCGGTGGTGGAATGACCGCAGCAGCCGCGGTGGATGGCATCCGCGAAGTCGATTCAATCGGCGGGATCGGGCTGATCAGCGTGGAACTTGACGCTCCGTACGATCGTCCTCCTCTCTCGAAGGCTCTTTGGAAGGGAAAGTCCTTGGACAGCATCTGGCGTAAGCTGGAGAACAAAGGGGTTAAGATTCACCTTGGCCGTACCGTCAAAGAGATTGTTCCCAAGCAGAAACGTGTTGTAGACGACAAAAGAGACGTTTTTACCTACCAAACACTTTTGTTGGCTACGGGCGGCAGGCCACGATGCCTCCCGTTCGACGAGAACCAGATTATTTACTTCCGTACCTTATCGGACTACCGGCGTCTTCGCGCCCTTACCGAAAGGGGGCGACGGTTTGCCGTAATCGGTGGCGGATTTATCGGTTCGGAGATCGCTGCCGCGCTGACTTTGAACGGGAAGGAAGTGGTGATGATCTTCCCCGACAAAGATATTGGAGATCGCGTCTTCCCGCGTCCTCTGGCTCAGTTTGTATCTCACTTCTACAAGCAAAAGGGTGTGGAGGTATTGGCCGGCGAAGAGATTATTGATTTGGAAACACGCGGTAACCAGCGTGTTTTAAAAACGAGTACTAACCGGGAAATCGAGGTGGACGGCGTGGTGGCGGGAATCGGTATCGAACCGAACGTCGAACTTGCTCAATCCGTGGGACTAAAGGTGGAAAACGGGATCATCGTGGACGAGTTCCTGCGCACCAGCCATCCCGACATCTATGCAGCAGGGGACGCTGCCGCATTCTACAACCCTGCGTTAGGAAAACGCATCCGAGTCGAACACGAGGACAACGCCAATTCCATGGGACGGTTGGCTGGTCGGAACATGGCGGGCGGGTCTGAGCCCTATTATCGCCTGCCGTTCTTCTACTCCGATTTGTTCGATTTGGGATACGAAGCCGTGGGTGAAGTGGACTCGCGCTTGGAGACGTTTGCCGACTGGACGCGACCCAATGAGGAAGGCGTCATCTACTATTTGAAGAACGGCCGCGTACGAGGTGTATTGCTGTGGAATGTGTGGGAGCAGGTGGAGGCCGCCCGCCAATTGATCGCTGAGCCTGGTCCGCTCACGCCTAAGGACCTCAAAGGACGGTTGCCGGCTAGGACTTCAAACCCGAAATCGGATTCATGAGACTAGACTCGTTTTTACTGGACCCTCTAGCACCTTTCCGACTGGATCTCACGATCTGAGCGTTGCGCTGCCATCCGGACACAACGTCGTGGATCGCCGGCGCCCGTACGGCGGATCTGGTCATGCACAAGGGACCGGCGCTCAAGAAACTCAAAAGCAAACAATGAGCCTGCTAAGAATAAAAACTGCCAATTGCGTGGAAAAAGCATGCCAAAAAAAGAGCCTCCACTGCTGGTAATGACGATTGGCCATTCCACGCACACGATCGAGGAATTCATCCGGCTGCTTCAGGCACACGGGGCAACTTGCATAGTAGATGTGCGCACGGTGCCGCGTTCCCGGCACAATCCGCAGTTCGACAAGGCTTCCTTATCCCGATCGTTAAAGAAAGCCGGCTTGGAATATGTTCATATGCCAGGACTTGGCGGCCTGCGTCATGCGAAGCTCAATTCGGTCAACTTAGGCTGGCGAAATGTCTCCTTTCGAGGTTATGCTGATTACATGCAAACGCCCGAGTTTGCACAGAGCCTCGAAGAATTGATCCGTCTGGCGAACCAAGACCGAATCGTTTTGATGTGCGCTGAAGCGGTACCGTGGCGCTGTCACCGCTCGCTCATCGCAGATGTGTTGCTGGTTCGTGGAATTCGTACCGAGGACATCATGAGTGCAGCTCGCCGTCACGTTCATACGCTCACGCCCTTTGCCAAAGTTCGGGGCACCGTGATCACATATCCGACCGAGGCTTTAGAGGAGCACGCAAAAGAAAGCGTCGGCCGAACGCTCACGGCCGCAGCCCATCGCGAAGACCATACCTAAAGAAGGTGACATCATGAAAACCAACACGCTCCTAGAGAAAACGGGGAGCAACAGCTACGCCGCGCCTGCATCTCAGGTACCATTCCTTGAGCCTACCACGGGAGGCGGGCCCAACGCGGGGCGTACGCCGATCACCTCAACGTATGCACTCATAGTTTATAGCCGAACTGGCGGAGCAGCGCCTTTCGCGCGGTAATGTCGGTTTCCTGTTCAATCCCCTTCGGCGCAAGTCCATCCACGACCCCGAGGATGCCCCGTCCGTTGGCCGCTTCAGCCAGAATGACCTCTACCGGATTAGCCGTCGCGCAATAGATGCCACACACCTCCGGCACCTGACGGATTACCGGCAGGACGTTAATCGGAAAGCAGTTTCGCAGGAAGATCAGAAAGCTATGGCCGGCCCCGATGGCGTAGGCAGTGTTACGCGCCAGCTCCACCAGCTCCTGGTCGGTTCCGCTCCAGCGTACCAGGCACGGCCCTGAGGACTCACAGAATGCGAGCCCAAAGGCAATACCGGGCACGGCCGTCACCAGGGCCTCGTGCAGGTCCTCGACCGTCTTGATAAAGTGGGCTTGTCCCAGGATCAGGTTGACCGAGTCAGGCTTGTCGATGGTCACTGAAATGAAATTCACCGCCATAGCTCCTCCCTCCTTAATCGCCCATACGTCTTGGGAGCAATAGAAAGGGGCCGGGAAAGCCGCCGCTCTCACCAGCCCCACATGTCAGCTTCTCAAGCAATAACATTATACTATGAAATCGCCCTCGGATGAGCCTGCCAATTACCTGAGCCCGGACTTGGTTGTCAAAGTTGCTTCTAGGCGAGTTGCATTTTGGAATCTAACGGCCGGATCAGTATTGGATGTTCCTTCCAGAATGCCGGCTAGGTCAACCTGAAGCCGCGCTTGGTGTCTGCGCAGCCATTGCTTGGCCTTCTCTGTCTCGGGGCACAGGCTCTGTACCGTGAGCCAGAATTTCGAGGAGTGGTCCGGCACGACCAGGTGTACCGCTTCATGCGTAACGAGGTAGCGGAGGACGAACTCAGGCGCAAGAATCAACCGCCAGTTAAACGACAGATTTCTTTCTGGAGAGCAGTTTCCCCACTTGGTACGCTGCCCCATTACGTAGAGTCGCCGCGGGTTCTGTCGGATGCGGGTGGTCGTGATTGCGAGATGCTTCTCGATCTCGGCGCGTGCTTGCTTGCGTAGCCAGTTCTCGAGGCCGCGCGCAGCCGGTGTTTGCGACTTGGCTCCCCGCCGCACGACGATTTCACCATCAATGAAATCGACAACGTTTCCTCGCCCTCGAGTCTCCGTCGTCTCGACGCGCACCTGCGTCGGTTCCCCACGAAAGAGAATCTCGCCAACTCGGCGCTGCACGGGCCGCCGCACGTTGCGAAGTCGATCTACGCGCTGAAGCTGATCGAGGATCCATGCCTCGTTGCTGTCCAGGAAGACCGACACATCCTCACCATTGCGCGCGGCCGGCTGTACGACCTCTACGCCGTTCGGCCCCACGCGGACGCGCAGCTTCCGTGCGGCCCTCGAACGCATCACCCGGTAGTCGACGCGGCGGCCACCGAGCTGGATCCGGTGTTGCATTGCTGCCTTCATGGCGTCAGCCCACTCCATCCGACTTGGCAAGTTCGCTCACCGCCGGCTTCAGGAAGGGCGGATCTTCGGCATCCGGGTCGAAGCCAAGCTGCGCATAGGGCGGGTTCCAGGACTCTGCGAGCAGTGAGCGCTCCACGCGGCTCCGGCCTCCGATCGAGTTGCTCCAGCCCGGTGCCAGAAGCTGGTTGTTGCGCAAGTGCGCGACTATGCGCCGAGCACAATCCGCGACATAGGCCTCATCGGTAGCCGGGGCGTGGGCGCGCAAGATCGTGAACAGCCCGTATTCCCCCGGCTGCGTCAGGTTGAGGCGCTCGGGCTCCTGCTTCGTTGCGGCGATCTCCGCTGCGATCTGCTGTAGCTCCCGCAAGCGCCGCGCCGTCACATCGTCACCCGCGTCCTTACGCTCCTTAACACGCTGCAACCGCTCGCCGAGTTGCCGGTAGATGAAGCTCGGGTCGTCCTCGGATAGCTCACCGGTGAGAATGGCCTCGAGGGCGGCTGCCTTGTCGGCCGGCGTGGGCAGTTCGTCGAGCTTGCTCACGTAGTCCTTGTCGATCTTGAAGACCGGCAGCGACTCCGCGATGTCGAGGAAGGTCGTGTTCTCCTGGATGAGCTGCCGGGTCTTCGCCGAGAGCTCGCCGTAGGTATCCTTGCTTCCGCGTTGGCGACGGCGGTGGGCGATGTAGATGCCGCAGAGCCAGTTGTAGTCGTGACGGTGCGGATAGAGGTATGGGTCCGGCGAGATGGCCTCCCAGAGCCGCTCGAGGCTCCGAAAGTTGTGCTCGAAGTTCTTAGCCGTTTCCGGATCGCGCAGCCGTCTCAGCGCCGCCAGTAGGCACTCGCGCGTATGCGCCCGCATGATGCCCGCAAAGGTTTCCATACACCGGGCCACCTCGCCCGGCACCGTCGCCCGCAGCGCGTCCCAGTCGATCAGCGATTCCTCGCGGATATTCTCGTCGAAGTTGAGGGCTTTCTCCAGGTTGGTGAAGACGCCGAAGTAGTCCACGACGATGCCCGTGCGCTTCTTCATCGACGGCAGCGGGCGATTGGTCCGAGCGATCGCCTGGAGCAGATTGTGGTCGCGCAGCGGCTTGTCGAGGTACATCACCTGCTCGACCGGGGCGTCGAACCCGGTCAGCAATCGGTCGCAGACGATGAGGATCTTGAGGGGCGGCCGCCACCGGCGACGATCCTCCCTGTGCCGCTCGCAGTTCCACACCTCCCACTCCGCCGGCGTGAGTTTGAAGTAGTCGATCAGTTCGTCCTGCTTCGCCTTCGGATACTCGAAACGTTCGACGTCAGGCTCGCTGTTCTGGGCCGCGGAGATGATCACGTCCGACCATTCGGGCGGCAGGCCGCGCGCCTGCAGCTTGGCATCGAGCGCGTCCTTATAGACCGCACACGCCTTGCGGTCGACGGCGACGAGCTGGGCCTTGAAGCCGTTCGGGTCGGGATGTTCCAGGAAGTGTGTGAGCAACCTGTCGAGCACGATGTCCACGCGTTCCGGATGGCGGGCCAGCTCCTTCCACCGCGAGCGCTGGCGCTGGATGAAGTCCTTCGCCTCCTCGTCCTCCAGCTCCATCTCGGCGCACATCTGCTCGAAGCCGACGCTCAGGGGCTGTTCCTCAACCTTGAACGGCACCTTGTCGCGAATGTAGTGCACCTCCAGCGTGGCCCCGTCCTGGATCGCGCGCCGGATGCCATAATAGCTGAGGTAGCGCTCCTGCACGCCGTCCCTCAGCGGCCCAAAGTCGCGGTGCGTGTTCTGCATCGTCCGGTCGATCGGCGTGCCGGTGAACCCGTAGCGGAACCCGTTTGCGAGCTTGACGCGCATGGTCATCGCGTAGCTCTCGGTACCGTCGCCCTTTTGCGAGCGATGGCATTCGTCCACCATGCTGATGATGTTGTCGCGGGTGAGCGGGGCGAGGTCGCCCATGTTCTGGAACGACTGTACGGTCGTCACCAGCGTGCCCTGCCACTCGGCGCGGAGCCTCCTCTTGAGGTCCTCGACCCCGAGCGCCTTCTCCACATTGGGATAGTCGCAGGCATCGAAGTCATCGGAAAGCTGCGTCTTCAGATCGCGGCGGTCGACCACGATCAGGACCGTGGGGTTGTTGAGCGCCGGGTGCCGCCGTAGCTTCTGGCCGGCGAAGATCATGGTGAGCGACTTCCCGGACCCCTGGGTGTGCCAAATGAGACCGGTGCGATCCTGAGCTGTTGCCGGGCGGCCCACGAGCGACACCGTGCGGTCGACCAGTTCGTTCACGGCCTCGAACTGCTGGTAGCGCGCAATCTTCTTGGTCGTCTTCCCCTTCTTGGTCTCGAAGACAACGAAGTACTGGAGAAAGTCGAGAAGGTGCGCCGGTTTGAGCCGAAGCAGGCCCTTGACCGGTGCCTCCAGCGGATCGTCCGGGTCGGCGGCTTCCGGGTCGTTCCACCAGCCGCGATGGTCGGGATACAGGCTGAGCCAACGTCCCCAGAGGTCGAGGTGCCGCTCGATGTCGTCCTTGCTCGCGTCCTGAAAGAGTACGGTGCCGTAGCGGAACTCGTCCTCGTCGGCCGCCACACAAAAGACGTTCGGCGTCAGCATCAGCGGCGCCTGTCGCTGGTAGCGATGGAGCTGTTGAACGGCTTCGCGCCAGTCCTTACCGCTCGCGACGTAGCTCTTATACTCGGCGATCACAAGCGGGATACCGTTCACCAGCAGCACCGTGTCCTCGCGGCACTGCTTGATGCCCTGCACCCGATATTGGTTGGTCGCGGTGAAATCGTTCTGGTATTGCCTCCCGGGATCGAATTCAATGAAGTGGACGGTCTTCGCGTCTTCGCCCGGAGTGAGTATGACCCTGGCGCCGTCCCGCAGCAGATCGAGGGTCTGGCGATTGGCCGTGAGCCGGTCCGGATGGGCCATCGTCTTTCGCAGCGCCGCCACCGCCAGTTTCGCCTGCGTCTCGGTCTTGACCTCCGAGTTGATGCGCAGGATTGCTGCGACCAGCAGCTTCTCCACCAGTGGGTCTTCCAGTGGCCGCTCGTACAGTACCATGGCCTCCTCATCCCGGTACGTCCAGCCGAGGCCGCCCGCCCGGTACGTGGCCTTGGGCTCCCCGCAGAGCCAGGTGAGGATGGGCTGCTCGACGTAGTTGTACTCGCTCATGACGCGGCTGCCTTCGCTTCACGACTTACGCGGACTCGGCCAGTGAGGAGGTCGTGCGTCAGGGATTTCTTTAGCTCTTCGAGCTTCACTTGCTTCGCGATCAGAGCCTCCAGATACTGTCGCTGCTGCTCAACGATGCTTGCTATGGATTGTTGCTCAGGTGTCGAGGGAATCGGGACGATAAGCCGCTTGAGCGTGCGCTGGTTTATCGTGTTGAGACCGGAACTCGTTGCGCACCGCGCATTCCAGAAGCGCTGCGCGTAGGCGGAATTCAGCCACAGGCACGCGAATGCTGGCAATACTGCACCCTTCGTCCGTAGGCGAAACAGGTGATTCTGGAACGTCGTCCCGGCCGCCTCTTCGGTCACCCTAGCGCACCGTCCGATTTGCATCCGGTCAGCGTGCCCTTCAACGACGAGTAGATCGTCCATGGCGAGGACGCGCGGCGCAAACTCTGTATCTCCGGCCT
Coding sequences within:
- a CDS encoding type I restriction endonuclease subunit R, with amino-acid sequence MSEYNYVEQPILTWLCGEPKATYRAGGLGWTYRDEEAMVLYERPLEDPLVEKLLVAAILRINSEVKTETQAKLAVAALRKTMAHPDRLTANRQTLDLLRDGARVILTPGEDAKTVHFIEFDPGRQYQNDFTATNQYRVQGIKQCREDTVLLVNGIPLVIAEYKSYVASGKDWREAVQQLHRYQRQAPLMLTPNVFCVAADEDEFRYGTVLFQDASKDDIERHLDLWGRWLSLYPDHRGWWNDPEAADPDDPLEAPVKGLLRLKPAHLLDFLQYFVVFETKKGKTTKKIARYQQFEAVNELVDRTVSLVGRPATAQDRTGLIWHTQGSGKSLTMIFAGQKLRRHPALNNPTVLIVVDRRDLKTQLSDDFDACDYPNVEKALGVEDLKRRLRAEWQGTLVTTVQSFQNMGDLAPLTRDNIISMVDECHRSQKGDGTESYAMTMRVKLANGFRYGFTGTPIDRTMQNTHRDFGPLRDGVQERYLSYYGIRRAIQDGATLEVHYIRDKVPFKVEEQPLSVGFEQMCAEMELEDEEAKDFIQRQRSRWKELARHPERVDIVLDRLLTHFLEHPDPNGFKAQLVAVDRKACAVYKDALDAKLQARGLPPEWSDVIISAAQNSEPDVERFEYPKAKQDELIDYFKLTPAEWEVWNCERHREDRRRWRPPLKILIVCDRLLTGFDAPVEQVMYLDKPLRDHNLLQAIARTNRPLPSMKKRTGIVVDYFGVFTNLEKALNFDENIREESLIDWDALRATVPGEVARCMETFAGIMRAHTRECLLAALRRLRDPETAKNFEHNFRSLERLWEAISPDPYLYPHRHDYNWLCGIYIAHRRRQRGSKDTYGELSAKTRQLIQENTTFLDIAESLPVFKIDKDYVSKLDELPTPADKAAALEAILTGELSEDDPSFIYRQLGERLQRVKERKDAGDDVTARRLRELQQIAAEIAATKQEPERLNLTQPGEYGLFTILRAHAPATDEAYVADCARRIVAHLRNNQLLAPGWSNSIGGRSRVERSLLAESWNPPYAQLGFDPDAEDPPFLKPAVSELAKSDGVG
- a CDS encoding CBS domain-containing protein gives rise to the protein NFGGGLWIAFIGWFLDNAASAQVQRVMFQGLLEGHRVSQAMSTHCAAVPADLTLQQLVDEHILSSGQRCFLVNRDDNTIGLMTLHRVKEVPRSEWATTSAAQVMLPLEQSKCIDPDAELWVALQEMDRDGVNQMPVTRDHRVIGMLSREDIITFLRTLQELGT
- a CDS encoding HAD family phosphatase, yielding MKRSAEITTLFLDIGGVLLTNGWDHHARKRAAMNFKLELAEMEDRHHLTFDTYEEGKLTLEEYLGRVVFYQKRSFTRAQFRRFMFAQSTPYPEMIELVAQLKVRYGLKIAVVSNEGRELNAYRIRKFKLDRLVDSFISSCFVHLRKPDADIFRLALDIAQAPARQVVYIENTPMFVQIAEGLGIRSILHTDYRSTCAKLTLLGLQNDARVIHEAG
- a CDS encoding FAD-dependent oxidoreductase encodes the protein MANYQYLIIGGGMTAAAAVDGIREVDSIGGIGLISVELDAPYDRPPLSKALWKGKSLDSIWRKLENKGVKIHLGRTVKEIVPKQKRVVDDKRDVFTYQTLLLATGGRPRCLPFDENQIIYFRTLSDYRRLRALTERGRRFAVIGGGFIGSEIAAALTLNGKEVVMIFPDKDIGDRVFPRPLAQFVSHFYKQKGVEVLAGEEIIDLETRGNQRVLKTSTNREIEVDGVVAGIGIEPNVELAQSVGLKVENGIIVDEFLRTSHPDIYAAGDAAAFYNPALGKRIRVEHEDNANSMGRLAGRNMAGGSEPYYRLPFFYSDLFDLGYEAVGEVDSRLETFADWTRPNEEGVIYYLKNGRVRGVLLWNVWEQVEAARQLIAEPGPLTPKDLKGRLPARTSNPKSDS
- a CDS encoding DUF488 domain-containing protein — encoded protein: MPKKEPPLLVMTIGHSTHTIEEFIRLLQAHGATCIVDVRTVPRSRHNPQFDKASLSRSLKKAGLEYVHMPGLGGLRHAKLNSVNLGWRNVSFRGYADYMQTPEFAQSLEELIRLANQDRIVLMCAEAVPWRCHRSLIADVLLVRGIRTEDIMSAARRHVHTLTPFAKVRGTVITYPTEALEEHAKESVGRTLTAAAHREDHT
- a CDS encoding M48 family metallopeptidase → MKAAMQHRIQLGGRRVDYRVMRSRAARKLRVRVGPNGVEVVQPAARNGEDVSVFLDSNEAWILDQLQRVDRLRNVRRPVQRRVGEILFRGEPTQVRVETTETRGRGNVVDFIDGEIVVRRGAKSQTPAARGLENWLRKQARAEIEKHLAITTTRIRQNPRRLYVMGQRTKWGNCSPERNLSFNWRLILAPEFVLRYLVTHEAVHLVVPDHSSKFWLTVQSLCPETEKAKQWLRRHQARLQVDLAGILEGTSNTDPAVRFQNATRLEATLTTKSGLR
- a CDS encoding adenosine-specific kinase, which produces MAVNFISVTIDKPDSVNLILGQAHFIKTVEDLHEALVTAVPGIAFGLAFCESSGPCLVRWSGTDQELVELARNTAYAIGAGHSFLIFLRNCFPINVLPVIRQVPEVCGIYCATANPVEVILAEAANGRGILGVVDGLAPKGIEQETDITARKALLRQFGYKL